A region of the Candidatus Binatus sp. genome:
AGAACCGCGAACAATCCCATCGCTTCTTCGTCGATCCTGCGGATCAAATGCTTCGACAGCATGAACGCCGCGGTCGGACCGAGCGCCACCTGCAATGCGACCTTCCTGGTCTCCGCGATGAGCGAGTCCTTCGTGATGCTGCGATTGACGAGTCCGAGCTGGGCCGCTTCGGCGCCCGAGAGCAGCCGTCCCGTGTAAATCAGTTCGAGCGCGCGATGGGTTCCCAGGCGCGAGACGAAAAACGAATGGCCGCCCGAGTCCAGCACTGCGCCGATACGCGCCAACGGCGAACCGATCTTAGCATCGTCGGCGACATAGACCACGTCGCATGCGAGCGCCAGACCGAGTCCAACTCCCACGCACGCACCGTGAACGGCGGCAAAGGTCGGCGCCGGGAACGCGACGACTCGTTTGATCAGCGGATTAAGCGTGTTCTCGATTATCGCTTCGGCGTCTTCGATGCCCGGGTCGGCATCCGCCAAGTCTCGTCCCACCGAGAACGCCGGCCCTTCGCCGCGGATCATCATCGCCCGCACGCCCTGCGACGCCGCGCGCTCCAGGCATGCATCGAGCTCAGCCGCCATCGCGCCGTTCAACGCGTTGCGCTTGTCGGGCCGGTTGAGAACAATCTCCGCAAGACCGTTTTCGACCGACAAATCGACGCTCATATCCGTCGTCGGCTGACAAGCATCACGATTAGAACGATCAAAATAACTCCGCCGATTCCGATTCCACCTGCGGGTCCGTAGGCGTAATAACCGCCGCCACCGCCAAACAGCAACAACAGGATTAGTATCAATAGCAATGGTGACATGGGGGGCCTCCTCGCGGATCCGGGTAGTGTCCTCGGCGGTGATATCG
Encoded here:
- a CDS encoding enoyl-CoA hydratase/isomerase family protein — translated: MSVDLSVENGLAEIVLNRPDKRNALNGAMAAELDACLERAASQGVRAMMIRGEGPAFSVGRDLADADPGIEDAEAIIENTLNPLIKRVVAFPAPTFAAVHGACVGVGLGLALACDVVYVADDAKIGSPLARIGAVLDSGGHSFFVSRLGTHRALELIYTGRLLSGAEAAQLGLVNRSITKDSLIAETRKVALQVALGPTAAFMLSKHLIRRIDEEAMGLFAVLKCEAQAQGAAGRTADYKEGIAAFQQKRSPNFRGK